GTTCAGGGCAATCTCGGGCCCAGTGTCCTTCTGCTCCACATCTCAGACACGCAGTCCAAGACACTCTGCCAGGATTCCCCGGATTCCGAGCCCTTTGTCCTCCCCTCACGGATCCACCACGCCCTCTCTGCGGTCCACCGGTCCCCCAATTCCCTACGGGTTGACGCTGCCTTGGTGCATTGGCGGGCCAACGGTCATCAGGGTAGAGACCCGGATCCTGATCTGGCCAGTCAGGCACAGGATCGGGCTGAGGCCTTGCCACCATTATAGTCTTATTTAGTTCTTTCGGTTCTTTTTTCTTCGCATTATATTTTTCGCGAGCCTCACCCAGCTGCAGCCTAAGCAGCTGCGCCTGTGCTTCATCtaactctttcttttgtttgttcgtcaaatcctgttcctgctgaagtctgtgggTCACATGTCTCTCCCACTGCACCGAGTCTGCAACGGCAAAATCTGGGTTCTTTTCCAAGTCAACTGCAAcctgattgggcagccctgccagCACTGCCGAACGAAACCACGCTCTACTTTCACCCTCCTTCCCCGGATGTATTCCTGTTTCTAACAACCATTGTTCCTTTGCTTTAGCTAAACACTCTCTGGGTTTCTTTTTGGGATCCCAAATAATTTTTGGAATGGCTCCAAAGTTAGGAGTTGGGTCCTTCTCCCGAACTGCATCTGCTAAGTCACTCTGCACCTCATGATATTTCAGGTCATTTGCATATCTGGTTGTTTGAGCTATCTGCTCTACATCTGCTAACCCACCACCCAGCATACAACGTCCGGCCAAAGTGCGAAAGTCGCCCAGCGCTAATTCTTCTCCTTCCCAATGTTCTCCCTTGGTTATTGGTGGAAGTTGTTTAACCAATGCTTCCAAATCTCTCACCTTGTAGGCGCGATAAACTGGTTCGTTCTTTGGACCTGCTATTAGAGGCAGACTTAAACCAGGGTCAGGAGCTCCTTGTTCAAAACTCACTCTTCTACTCTTCCTCAACTTTCCTTTCCCCTTTGAGCTCTTAAATATgggctgtctctgtgcttggTCTCTCTTCACACTTCTTTTCCTCAAAATTAGGCTTGTACTTGGTTGGggttcagctcctccatctTCGTCCTCCTCATCGTCTTCTTCTGATGACGTCGCACGgtcttcattctcctcttctgGCCCTCCCTGCATTACTCTCTGTTTTATAACCTCCAATGCCGTTAATGCCTCTATGGACGCACGTAGGGCCTCATGCATTTGTCCATACACTTCTCCTTCAGTTTTTAACACCAAGCTCAGAGGTATTTTATCACCCAGCCCTTTCTGTTGGGATATAATAGGTTTACTTACCTCAACCTCCATCGCTTGGCACTCTTTCTCTGCTGATTTTGATACTCCAGGGGAAGCCAAGCGAACAGCTTTCTTAAGCTGTTCGAGCTGATCCTTCAGAGGTTTGCATCCCCTTTTCCTACTAGGTGTCGCACCCGATCTGTCAGCcattctctgaaacacagacttacCTCTTCCAATGGCGTTGGTCGACTCCACCTTCTTGGTCTAGGTCACCCAGACACGCTTAACTTTCAGTTTCAGTCTTCGTCTCGCTGTTCTCGCAACCACTGGCTCCTCTTCCCCTGCTCGGTGATACACAAAGTTTAACCCAGCCCTTTAGACGCTGTCCTCGCGTTCTCAAGCGTTGACACTCAATCAAAATTATTCGCCCTCAAAGTGTTAATATATGACACCAGCAACCCTTATGCGCAACGCGCTCACCTCCGTATACTTACCTCTCCAATAGTTCCTCGGATtagtattttttcatttattttaaacccattaACGGCGCTGCGCGTCCCTTATATACTTTACAGCAACACACCCTCAAGCATCCCGTACTAATAAGTCTAAAACCAAGAAATCACCTTTATGACATTATGTCAAAGCTTTCTCCATGTTGCACAGCCTGCCACAGGTCTAACAAAAAAATCGCTGCCCGAGAAGGCTCCCACATATCAAGGTGGTCGTTTTCACAAACTTCCAGCAGAccctcaaataaacaaaaacaacgacCCAGGCAGGCTTCCAGTTCAGCCTCCTCAATTTCTATGCACACTGAAAACTCATGGGGAGATTCTTCTGTCTCCCCGTGTCCTACACAATTCACCTCCAAATGATCCCCTACAATTGAAATTTCAGTGTGGAATGACGCAGAGATTaacatttccttatttattcactatatgtaacctgaattttctctctcttatcaAATAACAAAGGTTATCTTTACAATTTGTTATTGAACTACTAATTAAGTTGCTTTTTATGGTGTCAGTGATAAActgcccctaaaaagtccactttattgcgtgcTCATTGAGTTACTCCTATCAAAACTATTTAACAAGTTCAATTTACACATACTCATTAATCTGTCACGCTTATTagtggctcatggttgcttAAAGCCTATGTCTGACTTGACCACAGAGTTAGAGCATCATTCAATCCTCTCAGGATGACCACTCCACTTACTCTGCATCCAGTCAGCTCATGAATTAACAACCCTTGCAGACTgtaacccttttattttttgtttatgccttcaaatccaccttaaatcttctttaCCTAAACgttggttttaaacacaaacaattcttatattctattttgaaacgctgtcaccattcatatatttacaatgttgttatttactaagccagcattttaactgcagacatttatccacatttgcaaacaatagtTATAGAGCTGAATGACACACAAAACCGAAAGCATAGTCCTCTCATgcgctctgcatcagctgcctcatttgcatgcacacacactcttcatctaagaatagcagcaggcagtcagtgcattGCTGACTCGACCCACAGAGATCTTTTTTAATAcagagacgtcttatatttacaactgcacagattttaaaccttttaacacCTACCGAATTTCGAAAAATTTAAGTTAACGGTCTAACCGAtagaagtccaacttttttgtaatcaattaaccagtatctgtccaacagtttctggcctcatctctaaagtccctaactcaatttaaaagtgtccaacacCCAAGGTCCAACCTTTGCtgcccaaaaaagcgcagataccgttccaaacggtaaggagaTTCTAACTCCTAGTTATTCTGGAGTGCCCCaagctccacagtgaccaactgACTATCCCTCTTCGAGGACAATGCATAAGCGTCCTTTGCATTGGCAAGCGTTACCTCTGAGCACTGCGCTTCCTACCAGTCCAACTGGCGTTCTTGagtaatttataatactttggaacaacagtaaaacacccAACAAAGTGTAAGACTGAAGCAGGTCCAACCTTATAaccaaaaaataaccaaattccCTAACCTACTAAAATCATTTccagcagtccaactgcttCCCGCGGTCCAACCGCATTAAATCCTTTccagcagtccaactgctttaAATCCTCAGTACTGTCATGACattctcatcaaaatcaaaacagacatccaccagtaacttcagtgagtagacttaaattttatcatgtccaatttggcacactttggaaataattcaacaggtagtgccttaccttttggataagccggcttatgcccactcacttagaccactggaattcacgtctgcccgtcagaccacccAAGACCCCGGATTTCTCCGTCCAAACCTCCAACTCTCCTTCCCCAATaaccggacgagcccccaaatgttaagattcaatattgaggaagggtacaagaggtgatcgaagaataaccacaccgatccggccgggtaaagtcaaacgatgattttaatgaatacacgcgtgggaagagaactctgtacgcagacaggaagtagtcttcgacttactcaaagcatgaacagatattttatagcatcagggtttatttactgacgccccttcatacgtcacagatacattttatacatagatcagatcaacatcatgacttttcacctagaaaatcatcttctattttcatggctagcccttcctgtctacctttcagttcttgtcttgttcctctttcttgccgagacaccaagaaacggttcctcttttaccaagacaattttgcagttacagccaaacataactaacctctcctctaatttaaagtgtgtgtgtgtgtgtgtgttgacctcacatgctctttgtgtcacctcttacacttctgaccttttaccagaccagaagctcactgagactatgtgtatgtcttctactaaataaatgttttaatcaagaacctctactaaaaccttaatataaaatgataaagctatctgttacattgttaaagcctcgtcttagcctgcggctcaaaataacttcctgcttctttctgcatacaacttcctgtcagcctgcaactcagtctttctgaaagagacactgtttaaaccttggagtgcaatatccatgctgcaaattatattattaatgcaatgacaattatttaacaatagcagtaaaataatttccctcctcgacacttGATATCACAGGTTTTTGCATGTCtgcagggtaaaaaaaaagattcaattggcaaaaagaataaatgaagTTTTACTGACTTTTAGTTAATCACTCATCTTTCTCTGATAATTACAGTAACTCAACATTTCTTAATAACTCCtgacaaattatttatttagaccCACTGTTTATGGAAATACAAGGAAAAGATGTTTTATTTgtctatttaaaatatttacagatgAACTTGGCTCAGTCTTAATGCTCTGTTTTACCTGTTAAGTCATTCATAACATTTaataattttcatttaaaaatgtgagaaagtggaaataaaatgtttaaaaaacatgtttccataaatgaaaatacaaactttgtgTCCATGTTGTGAGTAAAAATAATATgcgaataaaataaaagttgaacCTTCATTTGATATTTCTGCAGCTTTGTTCATACAAACTATTTCCAGCTCTGCTCTGTCAGTGTGAATATTACATTTACTGTTAAGCAACATAAGAGTTTATAAAGATGCAGATCAGGTGTGAGGATGTAAACTTTATCCATGATTCCACTTGTAATGGTGTAGTACCCTCATACTCACTGTGTTTTCTGTCCATAGTGGTCCTGGTTTAGGTTCAggtctctgttttgttgttgccagcaataaagctgagtgttttgagtttttcttctgtgttttggagtctgggtttgggtccttttcctgcctgcacacagccatgacaattgcagctgcagcctcctcctctctgaGGCTGCACCTCCTGCTTTCTCTGGAGCTGCTGCCTCCTGCTCTCCACTCTCATgttaaaagacaataaaaagacAGACATGACAAAGTTAGTGAGCCAGACACCAACAGATTACCCACATGATAGCCTCAGACTCCTCAGTTTCCATACAGAGTGTATCTGACCACCTAAAAAGCAGGTATCCATTCAATTAACTTTTACTATTAAAACAATAGTAAAAGTACCTTTAAtagtacaaaaacaaatattgttCTCTTCCTCTGTGCTGTCATTCCTGGTAAAGTCCCTCTtatcatattaatattaatagtaTACATGAGTGAGAGTCTGTATTTAGTGAGGATTAACAAATGTTCCTGACCACAACCGTCTTTTATGTAAAGatccttgtgtacgaccgacaaaccttactggacataaaagacggtctttcttataactttccggagttcaagttttgcaacacggacgctccgtttgcagaccccccattcatctcacctgagacgcctttgttctctggccctggaggccgcaaacgccgacgcagagggagaagatctggcgttctggttcgactgagacggcgcacttacagaccaccgttacccagtttattactggctaatatgcagtctctggagaacaagctgtgcgagcttcgggcacggatctcattccagcgagagatgcgggactgctgcgtgatctgcctcacagaaacctggctatcggacaaagtaccggactccgcaatacaactgccggggttctctgtgcaccgcgcggacaggtcacaggatcttactgggaaaagcagaggcggtggtgtgtgtttcatgatcaacaacagctggtgtgattatgcgaacgtgcacccggtcaaatccttctgctcaccggacctggagtacctgatgattaagtgccggccattctggctaccgagggaatttacagcagtgattattacggctgtttacattcccccacaagccgacactgaccgtgcactcagggaactgtacagcgcgatcagcagcgaggaaaccgcacacccagaggcagcgtttatcacagccggagactttaataagggaaacctgaagaaagtctcaccaaaactccatcaacacatccttttcaacacacgtggaaaccggcaactcgaccactgttacacctctttccgggatgcgtacaaagccctcccccgcgccccattcggccaatcagatcactgctccatcctgctcctgcccgcctacaggcagaagctgaaacaggaagctccaacccggagggcggtgcactgttggacggaccaatcggagtctgcgctgcgggactgttttgatcacgcggactgggaaatgtttcacgtggccgccagagacattgatgaatacacagactcagtctgtggatttatcaggaaatgcgtggaagatgtcgtcccatccagaacagtcaaatccttcccaaatcaaaaaccctggattaacggagatgttcgcgcggcactggcggcacggagcaccgcctttgcctccgcgaacacatcggactacaaacacgcacattaccaactccggaagacgatcaaagcagccaaacgtgagtacagggacagggtggaacaacagtttgacaaccctcggagtatgtggcagggactaaacacgatcacagactttagagggaaaaccagcacaccgcagaccacggcctctctgtgtgaggatctaaacgtattctacgctagattcgacacagcgaacaccatgagaccggacagtgtgcgcaccgcggatgacgtcagtgcgcacactgtgtctgaggaggatgtgcggaagtgcttcaggaaggtgaacgcacgcaaagctactggtccggacgggattcccggccgcgtcctcaggtcatgcgcggctcagctggctggagtgttcacgcacatcttcaacctttccctctctctatctgtagtcccagcctgcttcaaaatggccaccatcgtccctgcacccaaatcctccaccatctcctcattgaacgactggcgacctgtagccctgacccccatcgtaagcaaatgcttcgagaagctggtcagggacttcatctgctctgcactacccgactcactggaccctctacagtttgcatactgccacaacaggtccactgatgatgccatagccctgacactacacactgccctgtcacacctggagaagagagacacgtatgtgaggatgctgtttgtagattacagctcagcattcaataccatcgttccctcgaagctggacaggaaactgcaggatctaggactgagcagctccctctgcagctggatccttagcttcctgtctgacagacgccaggtggtcagactgggcagcatcacctcatcccccatcacactgaacactggtgctccacaggggtgtgtactgagccctctcctgtactcactctacacctacgactgcacagccactaacagctccaacatcattgtgaagtttgcggacgacactacagtggtgggtcttatcaccaacggtgatgagacggcttacagggaggaggtcagcgccctgacccactggtgtcaagacaaccatctcaccctcaacgtcgcaaagacaaaggagttgatagtggacttccggaggtgcagagaagtacacacccccatcaccatcagcggcgctgctgtggagagagtgagcagcttccggttccttggtgtacacctggctgaggatcttacgtggtcagtacacacaaacaaaacagtgaagaaggcgcagcagcgcctcttctttctcaggagactgaaaagattcggcatgagcccccgcatcctcaggaccttctatcactgtgccattgagagcatcctcactggatgcatcaccacctggtatggcaacagcaccgcctacaactgcaaagctctccagcgagtagtgcggtgctctgaacggataattggaggtgagcttccctccctccaagacatctacaggaagcggtgcctgaggaaagcggggaggatcatcaaggactccagtcaccccagccataaactgttcagactacttccatcaggaaggaggttctgcagcatccggtcccgtaccagcagactgagagacagctttttccaccaggccatcagactgctgaacacatcatagacacctcagcttcactactggaacttcaacattatgcactccacactgtatataaatgccacttgttttgcacatattcaactctgtatattttatatattttattattattattattattttattttatttttttactatttaatttgtaaaaatgtgtatacacacacacacacacacacacacgtaggaaaatatttagtatacacatccagaaatgcatacactattatatattgtacatatatttattagtttcaggttggccattcttgtattttgctcgtttgtgttgttgtgtttgcacatctctgttgcttgtggggctcgcacacaagaatttcactcgcatgtgctgtgccagtgtgcctgcacatgtgatgtgacaataaaaagtgatttgatttgatttgatttgatatagcAAACAGTTAAATGTTGGACAATcaatggatttaaaaaacataacaaattctccaaatgtgtgtttttcagcacaaatctGACACAATCAATGTGTCTCAGCTCAGCTCAACAGTGTAGAA
This genomic stretch from Astatotilapia calliptera chromosome 12, fAstCal1.2, whole genome shotgun sequence harbors:
- the LOC113034250 gene encoding uncharacterized protein LOC113034250; amino-acid sequence: MADRSGATPSRKRGCKPLKDQLEQLKKAVRLASPGVSKSAEKECQAMEVEVSKPIISQQKGLGDKIPLSLVLKTEGEVYGQMHEALRASIEALTALEVIKQRVMQGGPEEENEDRATSSEEDDEEDEDGGAEPQPSTSLILRKRSVKRDQAQRQPIFKSSKGKGKLRKSRRVSFEQGAPDPGLSLPLIAGPKNEPVYRAYKVRDLEALVKQLPPITKGEHWEGEELALGDFRTLAGRCMLGGGLADVEQIAQTTRYANDLKYHEVQSDLADAVREKDPTPNFGAIPKIIWDPKKKPRECLAKAKEQWLLETGIHPGKEGESRAWFRSAVLAGLPNQVAVDLEKNPDFAVADSVQWERHVTHRLQQEQDLTNKQKKELDEAQAQLLRLQLGEAREKYNAKKKEPKELNKTIMVARPQPDPVPDWPDQDPGLYPDDRWPANAPRQRQPVGNWGTGGPQRGRGGSVRGGQRARNPGNPGRVSWTACLRCGAEGHWARDCPEPPQNYQGRGYQPQARGGPRQRAAYRGAHQAPNPNAAPAPSTQ